The genome window AGCTCCAGGGCGGCCAGCACCATTTCCCAGCCCTTGTGGATCAGCGGCCTCAGCTGGCTGAACGCGGGGGGTGCCTGCTCGGGCAGCGTGCGCTCGGGGCAGAGCGCCAGGGCTGCGCGGCGAGCGCTCCACCAGTACTCGGCCATGCCGTCCACCAGCACGCCATCAAAATCGAACACCAGCAGTGGCGCATCAGCCATGGCTGGAAGCTCGGAAAACTGGGCCGCTAGGATTCGAACCTAGGAATGGCGGGACCAAAACCCGCTGCCTTACCACTTGGCGACGGCCCAACGAGTCGCTCAGGTCAGGCGCCGAAGCGCTGCTGTGCGAGCACTCAGATAGTTACCCACAGCGGGTCGACCTTCGTCAATCTCGGCGGCCAATCTCGGGCCTCCTCCTGCCTCCGCCATCAGCGCGGAAAGATGCGCAGCCGCTGCTGGCGGCCGCTGCCGAAGTCGGCCGAGGTCAGCTGATAGCGGGCAGCCAGCTCCGCCTGCAGGCGACGCACCCGCTCGCTGCGGGGCAGCAATTCCACCGGTTGCCCCTTGGCCAGCACGAGCTGCTCCACGGCCAGGCGGCACTCCTCCAGGGCGGCCAGATCGTCGTCGGCGCCGCTGCGGCCCGGCTCGGCCTGGGGGGGCTCCGCCGGCTCCCGGCGCTGCAGCAGCCGCTCGAGGCCCCGTTGCACCTGCGGAAGGGTGTCGGCCTTGATCACCAGGATCGGCACGCCGGCCTGTTGGGCCCGGCGCCGCAGCTCCGGTTGCTGGCCCAGGTGCTGCCGTAGGGCCAGCACCACATCGGCCTCTTCCACGGCATCCACGCACTGCACCGGCAGGCGGCGGCTGCGGATCGCCTGCTCCAGCAACAGCGCACTCACGCCCACCCTGTAGAGCAGCAGTGGCGCCTGGGGGGCGGCGGCCTTGGCTTCATCCACTGCCTCGGCGGGCGCGGGAGCGGCCACTGGATCCGGCAGGGGCACCGGAGCCAGTTCGCGAGGGCGGCGCGGCAGCGGCGGCCGTCCGCCCTGGGCCGGTTCTGGGCGGATCAGGGCCTGGGGCGGGCTCGGTTCCTGGAGGTGCAGGCGGCCATCGCCATCGAGTTCGCGCACCTGCGGCCGCGGCAGCTGGCCGCGCAGCAGCAGATCCACGGTGCGGGCCACATCGCGATGCACCAGCCAGCGGTGGCGGCTGTGCATCTCCACCGCCAGGGGGAAGGTGGGCTCGGCGGCGCGCTCCAGCACGGTTTTCTGGGTGCGCCGTCGCCGGGCTTCCTCATCACCGAGGGTCACCGATTCGATGCCCCCCACCAGATCGCTGAGGGTGGGGTTCTTCACCAGGTTGGCGAGCTCGTTGCCGTGGGCTGTGGCCACGAGCATCACGCCCCGCTCGGCGATGGTGCGCGCCGCCTGCGCTTCGAGCTCCGTGCCGATTTCATCGATCACGATGACTTCCGGCATGTGGTTTTCCACCGCCTCGATCATCACCTGGTGCTGCAGTTCGGGACGGGCCACCTGCATGCGCCGGGCCCGGCCGATGGCGGGGTGGGGAATGTCGCCATCGCCGGCGATCTCGTTGCTGGTGTCGATCACCACCACCCGCTTGCCCAGGTCATCGGCCAGCACCCGGGCGATCTCGCGCAGGGCGGTGGTTTTGCCCACGCCGGGGCGGCCCATCAGCAGCAGCGATTGGCCCGAATCCATCAGATCCCGCACCATCGCCACCGTGCCGAACACGGCCCTCCCCACCCGGCAGGTGAGTCCCACGATCGTGCCGGTGCGGTTGCGGATGGCGCTGATGCGGTGCAGGGTGCGCTCGATGCCGGCGCGGTTGTCGCCGCCGAAGGCCCCCAGTTGCTCCACCACGGCGGCCAGATCGGCCCGCTCCACCACCGCCTCGCCGAGGCTCACGGCCCGGCCGGGGTAGCGGGCCTCCGGCACCCGGCCCAGATCGAGCACCACTTCCAACAGCTGCTCGCGCGCCTCCACGGGTGCCAGCGCCTGCCGCACGGCCTCGGGCAACACCTCCAGCAGGCGGTCGAGATCGTCGGTGATGCGCTGGGGGGTGATTGGAGCGGAAACCATCACAGAGGGCGGAACCGGCGGACGCGCCGGCATTCCTGGACTGGCGTTCTAGCCATCAGCGGCGCTGCCAGGGCGCCAGGAGGGCCTGGGCCAGGTTCAGGGCCTGCTCGAACAGCTCCGGGCAGTCCCGCAGCAACCCGCCGTGCGCTTCGGCCTCTAGCAGCAACGGTTGCAGCAGGCTGCGGGCCATGCCGCCGAAGGCCACACCCGCCGCACCCGCCCCGGCGGAGAGCAGCTCAGCGGTGTGGGCGTTGGTGCCGCCAGCCAGCTGCAGGGGGCCTGGCGGGGCCCAGGGGCGGATCGCCTCCAACAGCTTCACGGCGGAGCGGGCCGTGCCGGCACCCACATCACCGCTCATCGGCCGGCCATCGAGTTGCCAGAGCGGCCGGAACCCTGCCGCGCGCAGCAGGGCAAAGCGCTGCCATAGCTCCGCCGCCAGTTCGCGCGCGCTGAGGGGGCTGGTTTGGGCGCCGGCGGCCCCGGAGCCGCCCTGGGCCCCGCGCTCGAGGCCGCAGCTCACCGCCAGGCGCTGGAGGCGTATCCCGCTGGCCTGCACCTGCTGCAGCCGTTGGGCAAAGGCCTCCTGGCGGCCCGCCTGGGTGTGCAACTCCACCGCATCGGGTTGCACGCTGGCCAGCAGCTGCGGCACCACCTCGGGGCTGAGCAGCACCTGCTGCTCATCGATCAGGCCCAGGGGGCAGGCGGGCAGGCAGCGGCCGCAGCCGTAACAGCGCTCTGCCAACACACCGCCGCTGGGGCCGATGGCCAGGGCTGGACAAACCCGTTGGCAGGGCCTGAGGCAGTCGCTTGGGCAGCGCTGGGGATCAAAGCTCGCCTTGCGGAAATGGGGATCGGCCCCGTCGCTGAGGCTGAGCATCAGCCAGGGTCTGGCGGCGCCGCGTGCCTCAGCCCAGGCCATGCCGCGCCGCGCTGCGGCGGCCACGGCGGCATTGGCGGCTACATCAATGCAGTGCACGCCGGCGAGGCTGTACACGGCGCATAGATCTTCGATCGCGGCCAGGTCTTGATTGCCGGCGCCGCAGATCAGTTTCACGAAGCGGCCGGCCGCCAGGGCGGCTTCGGCAGCCGCCAGCGTGCTCAAGCGGCCTGGGCGAGCACCGAAGCCAGCGGCTGCCAGCGCAGGGACCGGGCACCACCCAGCTCCACCACGATCTTCAGGCGCGGTTCACGGCGGGTGAGCTCAAGCAGGGCGGCCAGTTCGGCCTGGGAGAGCACCTGGCCTTCCAGCAGCCAAAGCAGCACCGGCGCGTTGCCATCAAAGAGGTGGCCGAGCTGGGGGGCGGCCATCTGCACCTCACCCACCGCTGCGCCACGACCCACACTTTGGTGGCCGAGGTGGGGCGGGCGCACACCGTGTTGCTGCAGCAGGAAGGCTTCTGGATCCCCCAGCCCCCGAGCTGAGGTGATCTGGGCTCGGTAGCCCGCGGCGCGCATACGGCGCAGCAGGCGCGTTTCGGCTCCACCTTCTAAAGGTGCGTAGAGGGCGAGAGCGCCAGCCCGCTCCAGCTCCTGGCGGAATCCGCGGCCGGTGAGCAGCAGGGGCATGGGCTGAGCGGGATGTTGGGGGCGAGTCTGGCAGGACACCGCCGGGCCATGGGGTGTCGGTCGGTGAGATACCATGTTCGCTTGTGCAATTGCAACTGTGCCCGTCCGCTAGCCGGGCCTCCAGCGCACTGCACAAAGGTCGCCAGTGGTGGCGGCCTTCCCGGGCCTGTGTGGCTCTCTTGAGTCACCGGGAAACTGCTGAATCTGATGACCGGCTCCTTCACGGGTTCCGCTCGTCCCAGCAAGTCCCAGCCCCCGCTGTTTCGACGCTGCTAGCCCAACCGAATCTGCGTGCTGCTCCCCGGATCACTCCGGAAGCGGCCCATCCGATACGGCCCCACGGCGCAACCCGATTCAGCCACGCCACTCCAGAGGAGTGGTGGTCCTGCTGGCGTTTCTCCCTCCATATGTCCATCGGCATTCTTGGGAAGAAACTGGGCATGTCCCAGTTCTTCGACGACGAAGGCAGATCCATCCCGGTCACCGTGATCGAGGCGGGTCCCTGCCGGATTACCCAACTCAAAACCGACAGCACCGACGGCTACACCGCCGTTCAGCTGGGCTTCGGTGACATCCGCGAGAAGCTCGTCAACAAGCCGGCCAAGGGTCACCTGGCCAAGTCCGGCAGCGAGCCTCTGCGCCACCTGAAGGAATACCGCGTCGATTCCGTCGACGGTCTGGAGCTCGGTAGCGCAATCACCGTGGCCGCCTTTGAGGCGGGCCAGAAGGTCGATGTGAGCGGCGACACCATTGGTCGTGGTTTCGCTGGTTATCAGAAGCGTCACGGCTTCAGCCGCGGCCCCATGACCCACGGTTCGAAGAACCACCGCGAACC of Synechococcus sp. HK05 contains these proteins:
- a CDS encoding AAA family ATPase; this translates as MVSAPITPQRITDDLDRLLEVLPEAVRQALAPVEAREQLLEVVLDLGRVPEARYPGRAVSLGEAVVERADLAAVVEQLGAFGGDNRAGIERTLHRISAIRNRTGTIVGLTCRVGRAVFGTVAMVRDLMDSGQSLLLMGRPGVGKTTALREIARVLADDLGKRVVVIDTSNEIAGDGDIPHPAIGRARRMQVARPELQHQVMIEAVENHMPEVIVIDEIGTELEAQAARTIAERGVMLVATAHGNELANLVKNPTLSDLVGGIESVTLGDEEARRRRTQKTVLERAAEPTFPLAVEMHSRHRWLVHRDVARTVDLLLRGQLPRPQVRELDGDGRLHLQEPSPPQALIRPEPAQGGRPPLPRRPRELAPVPLPDPVAAPAPAEAVDEAKAAAPQAPLLLYRVGVSALLLEQAIRSRRLPVQCVDAVEEADVVLALRQHLGQQPELRRRAQQAGVPILVIKADTLPQVQRGLERLLQRREPAEPPQAEPGRSGADDDLAALEECRLAVEQLVLAKGQPVELLPRSERVRRLQAELAARYQLTSADFGSGRQQRLRIFPR
- a CDS encoding LdpA C-terminal domain-containing domain, with product MSTLAAAEAALAAGRFVKLICGAGNQDLAAIEDLCAVYSLAGVHCIDVAANAAVAAAARRGMAWAEARGAARPWLMLSLSDGADPHFRKASFDPQRCPSDCLRPCQRVCPALAIGPSGGVLAERCYGCGRCLPACPLGLIDEQQVLLSPEVVPQLLASVQPDAVELHTQAGRQEAFAQRLQQVQASGIRLQRLAVSCGLERGAQGGSGAAGAQTSPLSARELAAELWQRFALLRAAGFRPLWQLDGRPMSGDVGAGTARSAVKLLEAIRPWAPPGPLQLAGGTNAHTAELLSAGAGAAGVAFGGMARSLLQPLLLEAEAHGGLLRDCPELFEQALNLAQALLAPWQRR
- the ndhN gene encoding NAD(P)H-quinone oxidoreductase subunit N; this translates as MPLLLTGRGFRQELERAGALALYAPLEGGAETRLLRRMRAAGYRAQITSARGLGDPEAFLLQQHGVRPPHLGHQSVGRGAAVGEVQMAAPQLGHLFDGNAPVLLWLLEGQVLSQAELAALLELTRREPRLKIVVELGGARSLRWQPLASVLAQAA
- the rplC gene encoding 50S ribosomal protein L3; the protein is MSIGILGKKLGMSQFFDDEGRSIPVTVIEAGPCRITQLKTDSTDGYTAVQLGFGDIREKLVNKPAKGHLAKSGSEPLRHLKEYRVDSVDGLELGSAITVAAFEAGQKVDVSGDTIGRGFAGYQKRHGFSRGPMTHGSKNHREPGSTGAGTTPGRVYPGKRMAGRYGGKQITTRGLVILKVDAERNLLVVKGSVPGKPGALLNILPAKRVGAKAAN